cattataacttataacgcactggttgcggttttgtagaccgcaacgagtgcattataagttataatgcaccgaccgcagtgcaatatacagatattgcactggctgcggttttgtgcagcatagcacaagtgccagtggccaagaccactacgacacttcatctaataggtggaaaggcacttcacagatcactcgaattcttttatagcctgacatgtaaaggtcgattgtgggccataacgtcaccaatacgtataatgtttaccaagcagccaatggcaatcgaaaaagccaacgcggtggccacaactctagtctacatatatataaacgtacttatacaccttactagtctggtgccatcctagcccagattaaactgtagtccacttcgacaatgactcaataaaaccaatatattctaaataacaCTCACCTTTACGTtcaattgtggtaaccagttttgtcatgccaccagattcgagtttagccagtgtaaatagtaagaattagaatGGTATCGTTTaatagttaggttttgtttacttacaccgtctatttagctgctttttttgcttgagagaatcactatggcgattagtctggcactTAGTCTATATGGTGATTGAATGAtcacactggcatgctgagcactacatgatgagagtcaaacaacgaatgcaggttagtgatataacccatagcatactagttttcaatatctcaggtggctacagaaggaacgtcatcgcaacgttcggcttggttacccacaatcgatgttagaaacctggcctttataagtgttacaacTGTCTTGTGatactctccccacctattaggtgagtggtacataacagttatacaatatgcactcgtgctctgcctgtataaatgcacttgccttcgggcctgatggccctcaggctcgtgcgtttatatcaggcagagcactcgtggccgttgtataactatataataaatcgtATCATGGtatattgtgtgcaataatcgtgataggaaaatatcctatatcgcacaccactattGTGTACCATTGCGTATTTGACTTACTGTGATCACATAACTGCACAGGTATGCATGCCTATATGATAAATCTGAAGCCATATATCGTAtgtttaaccacagtatattaagttcataccagagcaacaatgcTGTTGTCTAACACTGCATACTTGACTTaattgtgatcacatagctgcacaaatcagaaaccatactattgctgaccacagcatgctatacactgcctatagttggatatgttaaagctgtatagtacaaagtacattcaatagtatggaaacatgtttgctaactcttaatagctactgtacatgatcactaacttgatatacatgtttagtactgtgtaatatcaagcaccgccagcacctcttattatcatgttagctatccattaatggatttataaaagtaaacaaactagtgtaaaaaaatatttttcaaaaattaagacatgggaatagagatcgctgaagaaagtaaagaaacaagggtcaaacaagccagcatgttaaacacacagaggtctctatttggactcgagtaaacatttatacagaggGATTCTCAGTGCTTACTGATTAttttcagtacttatctgctTCTATTTATATAAAACTACTTTTTTTCATTAGTCTCTAGctataccatatccattgattccaaatagagatctctgtgtgtttaacatgctggcttgtttgactcttgtttctttacttttttcagcgatctctattattcccatgttttaattattgaaaattatttttatactagtacttaattcatactatttatggtgccattaaaattaccaatcatattacgctcaaagaacctgacaaGTAAAATCAATAGGAAATGTGTCacagaagccataaaagtgctccATAGGAAATATTCTGAAACTTTGCATCTGCATAGACCAGCAAGgcatggtcatatccaaaactGATCAAGGGaagtgtccatccaggtcatcagcttgccatgttaagaagcacagatggtcatggtatatgaagccatagatgtgcaaTGCATTATTACTATTGTATTGTGCCTGTTCTTTTAACACTAAAATATTGGCTctattagaagtgtttaaaaaaCACTTACCACATTTTGAAGATTTTTTGATGTAAATTTTAAATACTTCCATGTGATTTAAGCAAAAATGAAGATTCTGagtgcacttgtatggtttacTGGCCAGTTAGAAACAGACCAGTTTTAAAGTCTTAAAACATACCCTAAGGCAATGAGTTTGATGTGGCactgtatctcaaatgatttagtatacttTACCCAACTTCCACAGaatatttggtgcttttatcacaaagtgaacaatttcatcaaaatttgttgcttagccactctactacATTGCTGGCAACAAAAGAAAGGAATACTCACAGATAGAAAAAGAAGGCTTACCATGCAATTTTGGAGTAACCTGCATTAATGGCTTGCTGCTTCACATTGATCACTGAAACAACAACCACTATTAGCATTGTTCAAAAAACACAAGGATATTCTTAATCATGCATCAAAGTACTCTTCATCCTATCACACATAAACTATGCCACTTGCTCTACATTAATCCACAAACACCACTACACATGCTCACCTGATATTCGAAGTGTTAATGGATCACTAGTAAAGTCCACACCATTAACAGTTACAAtacaagtgatggtaccagcatcaTCTGCCAGTAGATTATTATcagttacattttgtgttgtctgaccagtaggaaaacatgTTGGATTACCACTATTATGAGCAGTGTTAGTATAACATCCTGTAGTGTCCCACTGATATGGTCCAGTATATGTTCCTCCATTAGACAATGTTaccatacatgtcagagtgacactgctcaatatgggatagtcaaatgtgttagtagatccactaactggtgtaccaggTGGACTGCTGACTACTGAGACATCTGAAACACCTGAAATAATTAGAAACATTAACAATTATTTATGGTCACTTTGGCATATTCTTGCTGCCTTAAAATATGGAAGTAACAACTTTTTACAGTACTTTATCTCTCTTCTCCAACTGTTCTACTAAAAATGTTGTGAGCCTCATAGGCTACCAGAAATTATAGAAAACATACTACTGTACAATATTGATAATTGAAGTAATTGTTGGAGTTACTTCCTTAGTAGTACTCAGCAATGTgatcaataataataacaaattaCACAATACATAGCATTAAAATAAACATCAGCATACTATGCATGGAGTTGCCTACAGTATTTAGCTGGAGATATTGGCTTTACATTGGAATTTAATCTACTACTGTAAATAGGCCTGAGTTAAAGTTTTGCTCAGGAATTTCTCAAACTCTTCAGTGtttccattatgcttgcattatgttcATAGTTTAGCaatatttcttacaattatcttcaGACCCGTAACCAGAGGGGGTTCGAGTGGTTCAGACAAACCCCTTTCCAGGATTaccaaattttttaaaaatgttttaaGCTGACGTATAAGACATAGGCGCCAGAAAGGTAGAGATAGGCTATATGTAGGGAACTGAAGGCTGCTCTGAGATGTTAACTAAAGTGGAGCTAAGCCCCACCACTGGGTGGGGATGAAAATTCgctaaaaagatcgatatactctaatagagaacagtcattaaaatactctaatacagccgTCACTCAAATGCTCCAACAAAACAGTCACTCGAATACTCTAATCATTCATGGTTAAAGCTTTCAACCAAGCTGAACCTCTCCTATAATGTGCTTATCTGAACACTGTGCTATACCTATTTTTCAGATATGTAGTCATCGCTAAAATCATCAGATTAGCTACTATTGTTAGTAAAGTGTAGACAACCCAAACTATTAATTTGTGGCTCCTTAATGAAttgtactgatgtagctgaagaGGTCTGTGTTTTATATAGCTGCTAGGTAACAAATAGTAATTACTGCTTAGTATACCAGAGAAatgcttgtgtgcatgcatgtattgcTCTTGATGTTCAGTTAAATGTTTAGTTATTGGCCAGCTAACTGTATAGCAAGGAAGTTCACAATAAAACCTACCTGCATGAGCATATTTGCGAAGTCCTAGATCTTTCACTGATGTGCAGGGGTGTATATGGGTGGGCAGGCATGCACGGGTTTCTGGATactcccctctgaaaattcaaGCTaaaatagctataataatattgataAAGGACTAACCATACAATAAGAAATCATGAATCAATGTAATTTTGAAGTAttttaaatgtaatttattattaacaataaattgaagttaacataccCGGTGCATCAGGTGCTAAGAGTAGCTGGAAATTATCAGGCGCTAAGAGAGAGTCAAATCTAAACCCAAGCTCACATGATGCGCTGTATCTCGTGAACCGCCACATTGCCTGAagtgtaaaaaaaaaatcataagcTTAGAAATTCTCAGAAACGGAATTGCTGCTGGCGTATTACCCTGTGGGATAGCTACTACCCATCGCTGAAATTGTGAGAAAGCCTGTCACTAATAATATTGTGGATTTTGTTGGACCGCGAAAGTTCCGCTGCCAATAACAGCTGAATTCATCCGCAATCACAACTAGGATACATACCCAACGTTGTCTATGCTCCAAGTGCGTAAGTCCAtttttgtttgtgttgtgtcaTTTGAATTTGTTGTTCAGACCTGTAGTAACTTCATTATTGTAATGCCAGCGACCCGGCGCAAATCTCAGGACCTCCCTGTAACCGAGCCTTACACCCTAGTAGGTGCTCCCAAGCCTCAACTGGCAGCATTGACAGTAAACGCACTGAGGTCACACCTTAAGCATTACCATTTGGCTACAACAGGGAACAAGGCTGCATTAGTAGACCGCCTCCACAATCATTTGTCTTCACTTCAACCAGGAAATACCAATCCTGCGAGTGCTGCTGGCTCACAAACAACCAAATACTAATAGTTCTGTGGGCTCTCAATCAACAACTTCGGTTACCCATACAACGAATTCTAATGCTCAACCAGCAAATTCCACCACACAATCCACACATTCTGGCACTCTGGCCCTGCCACAACAACTTGTCGAACAGCTGGCCACCTATCTTCAGCAACATCAAACCACAACTGCAGGAAACCAGGGTAATACTGTAGATGATGATAACTTGTCTGTTGCATCGGGGCCAACTCACACCACCATGGTAGCTCCAATTCAAATGGCTACATCCACTACTGCAGTAGCATCAGCTACTTTAGCACCTAGTGCCACACTTGCTAGAACCTCACTACCGACAATCACACCTGCTCTGCCTACCCTGCCATCACTTATGCCACCAGTCAACCTCACCAGGACTCAGCTACCAGTCAACCTCACCAGGACTCAGTTACCGGTTATCCCAACTAGAGTCAGAGATAAAATTGCCAGAGGTGAGTACATTGATTTTGCAAGTCAGCTATCTAAATCAATGTTTAGTACACATAACCCCTTGTCCCAGCAATCAGTCACACTTCGATTGAATTCTGACGACGACTCCTTTACAGTCCAGCCAGCCGTTCCTCATAGCACCTCCTCTCCTCACAATGGATATCCTCCTTTACTAGTTGGATGGAGGCTTGGGAATGTATACCTATCGGTCCGCACAGCTTTCAATCCTTCTTGTGGCAGAATTAATACGGTACCAGTGCATTATTACTTCAGCCAACTCCGATCACCCTATATCAGAATGGCTCAACTACGATGTAAAGTTCCGTACCAAAGCTGCGAATGACCCATCCCTTAGGTGGGATACCCGCGACACAGATTTGTGGCTGGAATGCATGACCTCGAAAGCCATGCAATCACAACGTTGGCCATGCCCCCATTGTGGTGCCACTAACCATTTCCCTGAAAGATGTCCTTTTCGTCCGTCATCTTCAAGCATTGGAATTTCAAACGAGGGAACTTCAGATACCGGACCAGGAACTAGGCGGCAAGCCCCAGGGCACTCATCTCACCCAAGAAGGGCCCAGCTGCAGCCGCCAATTTGCCACGACTACAACAATGCAGTCTGCCACCGCCCATACTGCAATTACCTCCATAAATGTGACTACTGCGGAGGTGACCACCCGGTCAGGACCTGCCTCTCCCGTAGGCAGCCCAGGCGTCAATAAGCCACTACCGTGGACTCCCTTACAACTGTTTGTTCTTGAACGTGAGTTAAGCAACCATCCTAACAAAGCCTTTGTCAGGCGACTTATCAATAATCTACGACATGGCTGTACAATCGGCTACGAAGGACCTCAATTTACCTACTTTGCTACCAATCTACTATCTGCATCTCAGCAGCCTAAAGTAATTGACACCACCCTCACTGAGGAGTGTAAAGCAGGACGTATTCTTGGACCTTTCCAACACCCACCCCTCCCGAACTTTCGCACTTCTGGCTTAGGCCTTGTGCCTAAACATGACGGAGGGTGGCAAATTATTTATCACTTATCGGCACCGCAAAATTTTAGTATTAATGATTTCATCGACCCATCGTTATATTCCTTATCTTACTGCACCATAGACGACGCATATAGAATTATCAACACGTTAGGACCTGGAGCCCTCATGAATAAGATAGACTTAAAAAATGCATTCTGTCTTATCCCGGTCAGACCCAAAGACTGGAACCTTTTGGGAATCTGCTGGCGTCACCAATTCTATGTAGACACATGTTTACCTTTTGGACTTAGGTCAGCCCCTCACATCTTCAATGAACTATCAACTTCTGTTCactggattttacagcacacaTATGGCGTTCAAAATTTACTTCACTACCTTGACGATTTCTTTACTGCCGGCCCCGTCGACTCCCTAGTGTGTAAGCAGAACCTGCAAGCTATGTTTGCATTGTGTGACAAGATCAATGTACCCATTAAGATGTCGAAAGTGGAAGGCCCTTCCACCACCTTAACATTTTTAGGAATTCAGTTAGACACAGTTACTATGGAAGCTAGCATAACACCTGAAAAGAAACTAGATCTCCTTCATGAACATCATTGGATGACCCATAAAGATAGCTGCACTAAAAAGGAGCTGCTTTCAGTCATCGGTAAACTATCATTTTGCTGCAAAGTTCTCCCTGCGGGTAGAATATTTCTCCGTAGAATGATCGACCTGAGCACTATGGTGAAAAAACTTAATCATCACATCCTTTTAACCACTGAAGCACAACTGGATATCCAATGGTGGATTAACTACTTACCCAAATGGTCAGGGAAAAGCCTCATCCTGAAAAATGAATGGACACCACTGCgccttctacaccattgatgagcctttctaagatgattactccatctgtacaacgattttcaaagcattacccctagcggtttatatggtaggcgtggcaagcagtcatttttttattagctaatctcgattacgtaattgttacacactgttggttttttcgttgtatcttcctggtttttagctcgatttctttcaaaccacaaaaggtttgaggttaaatagttaacctattcacctaccgattttcagcttctacccatacgcggtttaccctgtaggcgtgacaatatattggtgttatttttcgtgaataatcgctcataactcttttcctgtttatcgtattccagccaaagccggtacagagatgcgcctttataccccacttctgtgtgccaaatttcaaggcaatcggatatggcgtccgcgttttatagcagtttttgtaagtgtgcgacaagaggaagaacaataagaagaaaaaaactaagaaactaagccaatttttgaagtcgcatatctcgggaaagcgagaagcgatttcgctcaaatttggaatgtggagtgctgaagttggagggcatgtccacaacaaaaatcgtcttgtttcatcaaggaagcacagagctactgAGGTGCGAAAactgcgttttctttcttcctgtcaatatactcacgggtgctacgcgccggcttcttgggccgcacgacacactactgtgtgtcttgattagtgATGAATGTAATTTCAATTACACCAGGCTTGACTCCTTATATGTGtattgagtgtgtgtgtgttgtgagtGTGTGTAATGTTTGTGTACTGTCATTTGTAGCTAAGTCTGTTTAGAAGATATCCTGTTTTTAATAGCAATGATAATCCTTACAAGCACATTATAACAATCAATAAGTGTCTTGATAATGCATGAGGAGGCCTGAGTCAAGATTTGCATGCTCTACAATCAATACACTCATGCTGGGTATGGTAACTAAAACATGTTTTGTACATGTTTGCACCTTAAAAAATGGCCTCGCAATAAGATTTAGCCGAAAAAATCACCTGGAATGCATTCatactgttataatgatgctgtaaCTTGGTTAAATGAAGCGAAAAGtcgaatgtttcgatgtacagtgagttttaaaattttcgAAATTCACCTGGAATTCGCCTGacagcctgcctgctgtaataCCCGGTAACGCTAGGcatacggctccagaaatttcagacagccaaggtaatgacgaCAGATTTACGAACCTGTTGTTCCGATTGCGTTCtatccactgcaccatgctgtttgttTTCATCATTTATTcgtttctttgttcttctcgaaaaataattaatagttgcgACACTTAATAGTTGTGGCACGCGCCACAACTTcaaacacgtgattttaacGAATGTCAATACGTGTGCATAAGATGAGGGTGAAtaggtgtagtacccaaggagttatCTCTAGCACTTATTCACACTAGGTAGTCgttttatatagtcttaattaccagtttagctttttgtaaggtagctagctaatcaaAGTCtatgctagctaataatgtcctTGAAAGGCGGATCCACCTCGAGATCAGACTTCTAAAAgcaagggttccactcttaatggtgaactctccagcgatgttttactgtaaactGGAAAACtctccatcactctgacaggtcctagtgtcactaccagttagctcataactaGTGTTACATgagaaactacaagtgtcttcgtAGGAAGGAACTCTATCATCTCCCAGTGCACAAGTCATCACTCCATTACTAGGGTCAGTAAGTGATGGGCAAGCAACTGCAAGTTCATATATGTTCATAATTTATATGAAACAATACAAAATATATAGTTGATGCTTTCATTGTCACATTCACCATATCATTGCTACACTAGACTGACATTAACATTACTGTGCCATTTCTTATTGACTGCCatcattgatttcacaactgttAAGGATGCACGTTTTTACAGGTTGGCTATTTTTGTATACACAAGTAGCTATTTAGATTAGCGCACAAATGAATACCAGAATTGAGAATTTGAATGTTTGTATTAAAAACTGCTAATAATTCAATTAAAATCCATCATTCAAGTTCTCAATTTACTGTATTTTGCTATGCTGTGTATAAgtgcacatacgtacatatatgaAACCACTAGTTGCCTTGTCAATTGTGTCCTGAGGGTGTGCTCTGCTTAAATCTGCCATTGCCACATCAATTAGAATGTTAACAATATGTAATGAATGCATTTAAACCTGGGATCACTCCAACTACACAACTACTAGCTAGTTGCAATGCACATTTACTTCTTCATGTATGTAGGCTCCATTAGTCTAGAAACTATGGTACAATGCTGCCTCGATTATCTGACTTCCTTGGAACCAATACAttttcagataatcaaaaaagtcagataatcaaagcccattcatgtatatacagagccctgttcaaatactctaatagaacatacatcttagacaaaatacactaatagagcagtcatttctactgttcggataaccaagtgtttggataatagagatttggataatcaagggagcactgtaaATGGTTAGCTGGTATAGTGGTGGATCACTAGTTATAAATTCTGTTCTTTTAAAATTTAAGTTTTACTTTTATTTCGTATCTCTAGAGTATCTCATTGAGTATCCCGATTACACATTTATTACACATATTTGGTTTATTTCTCTTTAGATATTACACTACACATGTGGGAAACTGCTGACATAGTATATTTATCTTAGCATCCTCATGTAGTGCTCATGAAAGCACAAAgatgatactgagctagctacctcaGTGTCACAAGACATGAAACTCTGATAAGCAGACACACAGTCAGTGATTGTGCATTTAAGACTAAGAAACACATGCAATTTTTACCAGAGgtgtactgtgtacatatttttacaagtacacaaaaaattggaattttcaactagagtaggagtcatagcatatcaataaaaagtacagaaacaagctggagtagtgcacaatattttaatcacagtaaaacaataagaagtgttatgaacacggtagagatataacacttcttattgttttactgtgatttaatatcatgcagtaCTCAAGCTtgattcagtactttttatcgatgtgctgtagtccgtactctagttgaaaatttcaatttttgtgtacttgtattattcTGGTTGAAGTAATTGTTGGAACTAGGCTTCCTTAGCCGTACTCAGCAATGTGACCCTTTAGCCCCTAAGTTAATAAAAAAGTGCTCCGTTAAACACAaacgccactatagtggctcttGTTACACACATGTGTTACAAACACATGTATATCATAAACAAAATATCCTATCAATATACAGTTTGGACCATGCTACTCTGCAGTTCATGGATATTATCCTAAGCTTTATCGAAACATTGTAGAATGATTGTAAGGTGAATCTgcatttgaaagaattttcggCTGTTTCCAAGATGATAGTTATAATGACACTACCTGTCACAAAGGAGAGACGGAATAAACAAGGTTAGTAAAAGTTATATATATGATGTTGCAGATCTATCCTTCGTGAGTAGTTTAATGCAAACCACGAATGAATAGGTGGTCCGTAGACTCCTTACATGGAGTAACAGAAGCCCAAGTTTGGATGTCAAAACATGTATTTTTCATAAAATAACTTTTGTTTTTAAGAACCAATGTCACTATAGTGGGATTCAGGGCCAAAGgtttaaattaaaaattaaattataataataataacaaattaCAAAGAACATAACATATCTAAATATTAAAATAAACATCAGCATACTATGCATGGAGTTACCTACAGTATTTAGATGGAGATACCGGCTTTTCATTGGAATTTAATCTACTACTGTAAATAGGCCTGAGTTACATATGCTCCAATCCAAGTTTTGCCCAAATACTTTCAGCAATTTCTCAAAACCTTCACATGTTATCCTCTTCAGTGTTTCCATTATGTTTGCATTACGCTCCTAgtttagcaacatttcttacaactaCCTTGGaatttttaatcagtgaatgctttattagagtattatactacaaagtgactgttgtctaaggagctatgtacaatgcaagtgagtgctctattgtagTTTGCACTACTCTGTTAGGGTGTATGgttctattttcatggaattaagctccatagtttgaattGTCCACCaattatgctaacattatgctggcatagtactccagcctattatgctttatatTATGCCAACATATATGCTAACTACAAATATCAGTGTATAATGATATAGGATACAAGTACTTACCATTGATGGTAACAGTAATATTAAgactatcacttccaataggattagctatactacatgtgtatgttccaccatcagttgtagtaacattattaatAATATAGTCACTGCGAAAATCTGCAGTGGTACTGTCATGAGTGATTGTAGTCAAATTAGGGGTCAGTGGTGTTGGAGTACCATCCTTCATCCAGgtgaatgtgtctgggggagaacctTGTGAGGTACAGGACAATGTCAGAGGAGAACCGAACTCAACATTGACAGTTGATAATGTTGTGGTGATGACTGGAGCAGCTGTGTGTATGAAGTTAGTTAACACAATTAATCGCACTATAAAGTGACTCACTTCTCACAGGTAAGTATACACCCACCCTCACAGTCTCGTCCACCATACTACTGTTCCTTATGGTACAAATGTAAACACCTTCTTCGTCAGCAGTAAATGTAGAACACAATTCTAGATTAATAACTCCAATATAATGAAAAAGCTTAGTTCCACGTGGTTGTACAACAGGTCCATCACATAAACCATGAGATATTTGAACACCATTAAAGGAAATGTGACCCAACTCTTCATTACTATTACCACCAGGTCCTAATCCAGTCACACAACGAAACAGTACACCATTTGGTCGATTAACATTGCATCTAATAGCAGAATAGTCATCAACAATGTTACTGGAGCCAACAGTATTAGATGAAGTACTTCTCACCCCACCAACAACTTCAACTCCTAATAGGTATTACATATTATGTATTAAAACATACGATAGTGTTTCCTGCA
The nucleotide sequence above comes from Dysidea avara chromosome 3, odDysAvar1.4, whole genome shotgun sequence. Encoded proteins:
- the LOC136248491 gene encoding uncharacterized protein, producing the protein MQSATAHTAITSINVTTAEVTTRSGPASPVGSPGVNKPLPWTPLQLFVLERELSNHPNKAFVRRLINNLRHGCTIGYEGPQFTYFATNLLSASQQPKVIDTTLTEECKAGRILGPFQHPPLPNFRTSGLGLVPKHDGGWQIIYHLSAPQNFSINDFIDPSLYSLSYCTIDDAYRIINTLGPGALMNKIDLKNAFCLIPVRPKDWNLLGICWRHQFYVDTCLPFGLRSAPHIFNELSTSVHWILQHTYGVQNLLHYLDDFFTAGPVDSLVCKQNLQAMFALCDKINVPIKMSKVEGPSTTLTFLGIQLDTVTMEASITPEKKLDLLHEHHWMTHKDSCTKKELLSVIGKLSFCCKVLPAGRIFLRRMIDLSTMVKKLNHHILLTTEAQLDIQWWINYLPKWSGKSLILKNEWTPLRLLHH